The Rhodocytophaga rosea genome has a segment encoding these proteins:
- the mnmD gene encoding tRNA (5-methylaminomethyl-2-thiouridine)(34)-methyltransferase MnmD yields MPIEIRLTSDGSHTLYNSDLDESYHSVHGAVQESMHVFIKSGLDYMLEVKRDIWVLEVGMGTGLNAWLTINQVLHSDAKVHYVAVEPHPVDISLVDQLNYPQMLHTTEYRNRLFQQLHRTEWEKFISLTPEFELRKMPYTLEDFKPMWIFDLIYFDAFAPSKHPQIWEKPMLKKLYDITTPGGILLTYSAKGQFKRDLKETGWLVETLQGPPGKREMTRATKPVSGE; encoded by the coding sequence ATGCCAATTGAGATTCGCCTGACAAGCGATGGTTCCCACACCTTATACAATTCTGACCTGGACGAAAGTTATCACTCTGTACATGGAGCCGTACAGGAGTCAATGCATGTATTTATTAAATCTGGTCTGGATTATATGCTGGAGGTAAAACGGGATATCTGGGTGCTGGAAGTGGGAATGGGTACCGGGCTGAATGCCTGGCTCACGATAAACCAGGTGTTGCATTCCGATGCCAAAGTACATTATGTAGCGGTTGAACCCCATCCGGTAGACATCTCGCTCGTTGATCAGCTGAATTATCCGCAGATGCTGCATACGACAGAGTACCGCAACCGTTTGTTTCAACAGCTGCACCGGACAGAATGGGAGAAATTCATATCGCTTACTCCTGAGTTTGAGTTACGGAAAATGCCCTATACGCTGGAAGATTTTAAACCGATGTGGATTTTCGACCTGATCTATTTTGATGCCTTTGCTCCTTCCAAACATCCGCAGATCTGGGAAAAACCCATGCTGAAAAAGCTTTATGATATCACCACTCCAGGAGGTATATTGCTTACTTACAGTGCCAAAGGCCAGTTTAAACGGGATTTGAAAGAAACCGGATGGCTGGTAGAAACCCTTCAGGGACCTCCCGGCAAAAGAGAAATGACCAGAGCAACTAAGCCTGTTAGTGGCGAATGA
- the cysC gene encoding adenylyl-sulfate kinase: MQNIHPIFDKVLSRQHKEQLLQQKSVVIWMIGLSGSGKSTIAKEVEKSLHQQGFLTQLLDGDNLRTGINNNLGFSEADRLENIRRSAETAKLFLNCGIITICSFISPTKQIRELAAGVIGQEDFLEVYVNAPFEECERRDVKGLYAKARKGEIKNFTGLDAPFEAPEQPFLELRTDQKDLPTCTQELLQAILPRIQIS; this comes from the coding sequence TTGCAAAACATTCATCCCATATTCGATAAAGTACTTTCCAGGCAGCATAAAGAGCAATTGCTTCAACAAAAATCCGTTGTCATCTGGATGATCGGATTGTCTGGCTCCGGTAAAAGTACGATAGCCAAAGAGGTGGAGAAATCCCTTCATCAGCAAGGCTTTCTCACGCAGCTACTGGATGGTGACAACCTCCGAACAGGCATCAACAACAACCTGGGCTTCAGCGAAGCCGACCGCCTGGAAAACATCCGCAGATCAGCAGAAACTGCAAAACTGTTTTTGAACTGTGGTATTATCACGATTTGCTCCTTTATAAGTCCCACTAAACAAATCCGGGAACTGGCAGCAGGTGTGATCGGACAAGAAGATTTCCTGGAAGTATATGTAAATGCGCCATTTGAAGAATGCGAACGTCGGGACGTGAAAGGCTTATATGCCAAAGCGAGAAAAGGCGAGATCAAGAATTTTACCGGACTCGATGCGCCATTCGAAGCCCCTGAACAGCCCTTCCTGGAACTTCGCACCGATCAGAAAGACCTCCCAACTTGTACACAGGAATTATTGCAGGCGATTTTACCCAGAATCCAGATAAGCTAA
- a CDS encoding DUF3592 domain-containing protein translates to MTSGGLVLFIGGAFFSIISFKRYKQEKRLKNNGIKTTGIIVDIIEKVDDGTFYHPIIEFKTIKGEVVKFEGVSSMDKPIINDQIELLYNEDNPQEAVEEDGVASKGGIYFAIVLLILSLLDLFSIINLTYESGTPKT, encoded by the coding sequence ATGACTTCAGGTGGATTAGTTTTGTTCATAGGAGGAGCTTTTTTTTCAATAATATCTTTTAAGCGATATAAACAGGAGAAGCGATTGAAAAATAATGGAATAAAAACTACCGGTATAATTGTAGATATAATTGAAAAAGTAGATGATGGAACCTTTTATCATCCCATAATTGAATTTAAAACTATTAAAGGTGAAGTGGTCAAATTTGAAGGAGTATCTTCTATGGATAAACCAATAATAAATGATCAAATAGAATTGCTTTACAATGAAGATAACCCTCAAGAGGCTGTGGAAGAAGATGGTGTTGCATCCAAAGGTGGAATATACTTTGCAATAGTATTGTTAATACTCTCCTTGTTAGATCTTTTTTCTATTATTAATTTAACCTATGAATCAGGGACACCCAAAACATAA
- the cysQ gene encoding 3'(2'),5'-bisphosphate nucleotidase CysQ, with translation MSSTESLLPRSIDVTSINELAIQAGIKIMEIYGYEDFSSITQLKADQSPLTLADHESDEIITAGLQSMYPQIPIISEEGKHTAYEIRKDWTAFWLVDPLDGTKEFIKRNGAFTVNIALIVNKQPVIGVIYAPVLQTLYYGMVGTGAFKQEEKQEPVAIQVNRKKNQLTAVGSRSHADPAEEEVLKPYDVVETISIGSSLKFCLVAEGKADIYYRHGPTMEWDTAAGQAILTAAGGKVLDASGDIFTYNKLSLVNGSFLCQGF, from the coding sequence ATGTCAAGCACAGAAAGCCTCCTTCCCCGATCAATAGACGTTACTTCCATAAATGAACTGGCTATACAAGCCGGGATAAAAATTATGGAAATATATGGTTATGAAGATTTTTCTTCCATTACCCAGCTGAAAGCAGACCAGTCGCCGCTTACCCTGGCCGACCATGAATCTGATGAAATTATTACTGCAGGCCTGCAGTCAATGTATCCGCAGATTCCGATCATTTCTGAAGAAGGAAAACATACGGCTTACGAAATCCGGAAAGACTGGACAGCTTTCTGGCTCGTAGATCCGCTGGATGGTACCAAGGAATTTATTAAGCGCAATGGAGCCTTTACTGTAAATATAGCCCTTATCGTAAATAAACAGCCTGTCATTGGGGTGATTTATGCCCCGGTACTACAAACCTTGTATTATGGGATGGTGGGTACTGGCGCTTTTAAGCAAGAAGAAAAGCAGGAACCAGTAGCTATTCAGGTAAACCGTAAAAAAAATCAACTGACCGCTGTAGGAAGCCGTTCACATGCTGATCCGGCAGAAGAGGAAGTGTTAAAGCCATATGATGTGGTGGAGACAATTTCTATTGGGAGTTCACTGAAGTTCTGCCTGGTGGCTGAAGGAAAAGCGGACATTTATTACCGGCATGGGCCTACCATGGAATGGGATACTGCTGCCGGACAAGCCATCCTTACCGCCGCTGGTGGGAAAGTACTGGATGCTTCCGGCGACATTTTTACGTACAATAAACTTTCTTTAGTGAACGGTAGTTTTTTATGTCAAGGATTTTAA